A genomic window from Bacillus mesophilus includes:
- a CDS encoding response regulator: protein MEQAIEVLIVEDDLRIAEIHRRFTEKVDGFKVIGTATTGEQAKDWLETVQPQLVLLDVYLPDMLGIDLVKMIRQQFGHIDIIMITAASEVEVVRQALHGGVVDYIVKPLTFDRFKNSLENYRLKAIQLSQNSTLTQEQIEGLWNSSTKLQQEEEVPKGIDPLTLEKLLESIRLTGNEGITAEELSKRSGVSRSTARRYLEYLILQKKIHAQLIYGNVGRPERRYFLL from the coding sequence ATGGAACAAGCCATTGAAGTGCTAATCGTGGAGGATGATTTAAGAATTGCTGAAATTCATCGGAGGTTTACAGAGAAAGTAGATGGATTTAAAGTGATTGGGACTGCAACGACAGGCGAACAAGCAAAGGATTGGTTAGAAACCGTTCAACCCCAATTAGTTTTACTCGACGTATACTTGCCAGACATGTTAGGGATTGACTTAGTAAAAATGATTAGACAGCAATTTGGTCATATAGATATTATCATGATTACGGCAGCCTCTGAGGTGGAAGTTGTTCGTCAGGCTCTTCATGGTGGTGTGGTAGATTATATCGTTAAACCATTAACCTTCGACCGATTTAAAAATAGCTTAGAAAATTATCGGTTAAAAGCCATACAACTCTCTCAGAATTCAACATTAACTCAAGAGCAAATTGAGGGGTTATGGAATAGCTCTACGAAGCTGCAGCAGGAAGAAGAAGTACCAAAAGGAATCGATCCACTAACCTTAGAAAAACTGCTAGAAAGTATCAGGTTAACGGGTAATGAAGGGATCACTGCTGAGGAATTAAGTAAAAGATCAGGTGTAAGTCGATCAACTGCAAGAAGGTATTTGGAATATCTAATATTGCAAAAGAAGATTCATGCTCAATTAATCTACGGAAATGTGGGGCGACCGGAGCGAAGGTACTTTTTGCTGTGA
- a CDS encoding ATP-binding protein: MLTFRNINLQQRIMVFIVFLTLIIVLQTSILFYYTLSNTIENQLEKRALHIASTVAETPEIIRAFDTERPWEIIQPIAERIRLETDAEYIVIGNKEGIRYSHPVPERLGKKMVGGDNDRALVNGESYTSKATGTLGPALRGKVPIYNDEGAIIGIVSVGFLLEDIAQLSTDYGSPIIPIAVIGLVIGILGSIYLSKSIKKLLFGLEPVEIASLYKERNAVIESVREGIIVVDRIGKIILANQAAYDILSLEKNQTVIGKSILSVIPHSTMLEVVETGEEQLDRQLQIGRKTVIANRLPVKVGKDVIGVVSSFRLKSEIDQLTEELSQVKQYTEALRAQTHEYNNLLYTLSGLIQLESYDEALELIHREAAGHQELVKLIMKKIRDPLLAGLLLGFYNRAKELKIEFIIDSSSQLQDLKGILDNSYFVSIVGNLITNAFEAVEHNGKQGKKVQFLVSDSGDELVIEVEDNGDGITGDIHEQIFNKGFTTKDGPNRGFGLAKVLELTEELGGYITIEKGDLGGALFIVSIPKSGGGGLHGTSH; the protein is encoded by the coding sequence ATGCTTACGTTTAGAAATATTAATTTACAGCAGAGAATTATGGTGTTTATCGTCTTTCTTACGTTGATTATTGTATTGCAAACCAGTATTTTATTTTATTATACGTTGTCTAATACAATAGAAAATCAGCTGGAGAAGAGAGCGTTACATATCGCGAGTACAGTCGCAGAGACTCCTGAGATTATCCGAGCTTTTGATACTGAACGCCCTTGGGAGATTATTCAGCCAATCGCTGAAAGAATTCGATTAGAAACCGATGCGGAGTATATCGTTATTGGGAATAAAGAAGGCATTCGTTACTCTCACCCGGTACCTGAAAGACTAGGAAAGAAAATGGTTGGGGGGGATAATGATCGAGCCCTTGTAAACGGAGAGTCATATACGTCTAAAGCAACAGGTACACTCGGGCCTGCATTAAGGGGAAAGGTCCCTATATATAATGATGAAGGTGCAATTATTGGAATAGTATCTGTCGGTTTCTTGCTAGAAGATATTGCACAGCTTTCCACTGATTATGGGAGTCCAATCATTCCTATTGCTGTTATAGGACTAGTTATAGGAATACTAGGCTCTATCTATCTTTCGAAAAGCATCAAGAAATTATTATTTGGTCTAGAACCAGTAGAAATTGCATCCCTCTACAAAGAGCGAAATGCAGTTATAGAATCTGTTAGAGAAGGGATTATAGTGGTTGACAGAATCGGTAAGATTATTCTTGCTAATCAGGCAGCCTATGATATTCTTTCTCTAGAGAAAAACCAAACTGTTATTGGGAAATCTATATTATCGGTAATACCACATTCAACCATGCTTGAGGTCGTTGAAACCGGCGAAGAGCAGCTAGATCGGCAGCTTCAAATCGGAAGAAAAACAGTAATTGCTAATCGACTGCCCGTTAAAGTAGGAAAGGATGTAATCGGAGTCGTATCAAGTTTTAGGTTGAAATCAGAGATTGATCAGTTAACTGAAGAGTTATCTCAGGTAAAGCAATACACCGAAGCGCTTCGTGCTCAAACACACGAGTACAATAATCTTTTATATACTTTATCTGGGCTTATCCAATTAGAATCTTATGATGAAGCTCTTGAGTTAATCCATAGGGAAGCAGCAGGACATCAAGAACTAGTTAAGCTAATTATGAAAAAAATTCGAGATCCGCTATTAGCAGGGCTCTTATTAGGATTTTACAATAGGGCAAAAGAGTTGAAGATTGAGTTTATCATTGATTCTTCCAGTCAACTTCAGGATTTAAAAGGGATACTGGATAATAGTTACTTTGTTTCAATTGTAGGCAATTTGATTACAAATGCATTTGAGGCTGTTGAGCACAATGGTAAACAAGGTAAAAAGGTTCAGTTTTTGGTCTCAGACAGTGGGGATGAACTAGTGATTGAAGTGGAGGATAATGGAGACGGAATTACAGGGGATATCCATGAACAGATCTTCAATAAAGGGTTTACAACTAAAGATGGTCCAAATCGAGGTTTTGGCTTAGCCAAAGTGCTTGAGTTAACAGAAGAATTAGGTGGGTACATAACAATAGAAAAAGGTGATCTTGGAGGTGCCTTATTTATTGTGTCTATTCCTAAGAGTGGAGGGGGAGGTCTACATGGAACAAGCCATTGA